In Salisediminibacterium beveridgei, one DNA window encodes the following:
- a CDS encoding DeoR/GlpR family DNA-binding transcription regulator has product MLPVARRRWLETKVQDEGQIDIDAISELLKVSPMTIRRDLKELESNNKVIRTHGGAISPYSLTQEVPYSSKENKNVQLKKEIAQKALSLIQENSTIILDSGTTTFELAKLIKNLDALTIITNDIKIANELLYSKHNVIVIGGEMQNDIGALFGSAAEQMLNMIHADFLFLGAHAIKLEEGISAPTFGKSQIKKLMINAAATTWCLADHSKFDQYSFTKVCKLHELDGIISDNGISESTLTRYKESVDIL; this is encoded by the coding sequence ATGCTCCCGGTTGCAAGGAGAAGATGGTTAGAAACCAAAGTGCAAGATGAAGGACAAATTGATATCGATGCAATATCTGAGCTGTTGAAGGTCTCACCGATGACCATCAGAAGAGATTTAAAAGAACTGGAGTCAAATAATAAAGTGATCAGGACGCACGGAGGGGCAATTTCGCCATATTCATTGACTCAGGAAGTTCCATATTCATCGAAAGAAAATAAAAATGTTCAGTTAAAAAAAGAAATTGCGCAAAAAGCATTATCTCTGATTCAGGAAAATTCAACGATCATTCTGGATTCAGGTACGACAACGTTTGAATTGGCCAAGTTGATCAAGAATCTGGATGCATTAACCATCATCACGAACGACATCAAAATTGCGAATGAACTGCTTTACAGTAAACATAATGTCATTGTGATCGGGGGAGAAATGCAAAATGACATTGGTGCATTGTTCGGTTCGGCTGCAGAACAAATGCTGAATATGATCCATGCAGATTTCCTGTTTTTGGGTGCGCATGCAATCAAACTCGAAGAAGGCATTTCCGCTCCGACTTTTGGGAAATCACAAATCAAAAAATTAATGATTAATGCCGCGGCAACAACCTGGTGTCTGGCAGATCACAGCAAGTTTGATCAATATTCATTCACAAAGGTATGTAAACTGCATGAACTGGACGGAATCATCAGTGATAATGGCATTTCAGAATCCACGCTGACCAGGTATAAGGAGTCAGTAGACATTCTATAG
- a CDS encoding four-carbon acid sugar kinase family protein, whose product MKVGIIADDLTGANATGVKLLDIGFRAVTYLQGSKINLNHKKSSACVVTDSRYSNPEEAKKRVDEAYRSLTTWGADVITKRIDSTFRGNIGYELESLLNAAGENSYVILSPSFPGSGRRTENGVMYVNDVLLENTDVAYDPIHPLKTSYIPDLLKSQTSLPVDLVSIESVKGGSDTVLHELTKKIKEGSKIIICDGNHDQDIEVLADAVKRLENQQIVIADPGPLTLNYLLAKSAQDQYEQQKKWIISVGSVTTVTKSQIDYLVHEKKIRIIHINANCLVEQTKRQDEMNRTVNAACESLETENVVIVSTSNSELNLIDIGKAASDEKVSEDVIAKRLTDGLAGITNRIIERTPSVAGSFFCGGDVLASFCEETGAQGIELFGEVMPLIAHGKLLGGERKGLDVITKGGMIGGKNAIQESLAYLQNISMRSGSL is encoded by the coding sequence TTGAAAGTCGGAATAATCGCCGATGATTTAACAGGGGCGAATGCCACCGGAGTAAAATTACTGGACATTGGATTCCGTGCAGTAACGTATTTGCAAGGTTCAAAGATAAATTTGAATCACAAAAAATCATCTGCTTGCGTTGTGACGGACAGTCGGTATTCCAACCCTGAAGAAGCGAAAAAAAGAGTGGATGAAGCGTATCGTTCCTTAACGACATGGGGGGCTGACGTGATTACCAAGCGGATTGACAGTACATTCCGGGGAAACATCGGGTATGAACTGGAAAGCCTCTTGAACGCCGCCGGAGAAAATAGCTACGTAATCCTCTCGCCTTCATTTCCGGGATCAGGAAGAAGAACGGAGAACGGCGTGATGTATGTAAACGATGTCCTGTTGGAAAATACAGATGTTGCATATGATCCGATCCATCCCCTCAAAACGTCATACATTCCTGACTTACTTAAGAGTCAGACCAGTTTACCTGTGGATCTCGTATCCATAGAGTCGGTAAAGGGAGGTTCCGATACTGTACTTCATGAACTGACAAAGAAAATCAAAGAAGGCAGCAAAATCATCATCTGTGATGGGAATCATGATCAGGATATTGAAGTCCTTGCTGATGCGGTAAAAAGATTGGAAAACCAGCAGATAGTGATTGCCGACCCTGGACCATTAACACTGAACTATCTGCTTGCAAAGTCCGCACAGGATCAGTACGAACAACAAAAAAAATGGATCATCTCTGTTGGCAGTGTCACAACCGTTACAAAAAGTCAAATCGATTATCTGGTGCATGAGAAAAAAATCCGTATCATTCATATCAACGCAAACTGCCTGGTTGAACAAACAAAGAGGCAAGATGAAATGAATCGGACCGTTAACGCGGCCTGTGAATCCCTGGAGACTGAAAACGTCGTGATTGTATCCACGTCAAATTCCGAACTGAATTTGATCGATATCGGTAAGGCAGCGTCAGATGAAAAGGTATCCGAAGATGTCATTGCAAAAAGACTGACGGATGGTTTAGCCGGCATTACGAACCGTATCATTGAACGGACACCGTCGGTAGCAGGCAGTTTTTTCTGTGGCGGAGATGTACTGGCGTCCTTCTGTGAAGAAACAGGTGCACAGGGAATTGAATTATTTGGCGAGGTGATGCCGTTGATAGCTCATGGGAAATTGCTGGGTGGTGAACGGAAAGGCCTCGATGTG